The window ACACTATCAAGTGTATGACACACAAATTCAAGTGCACGacacacaaaaagaaaaatgtaacaTTTACTTGGCTTAACCAATTACTCACGATCAACATGTGTTGCCAAGACTTTGTTATGTGATTCTTGAGTCCTACATTTAGTATCATGTAAACACAGCCTTTATGGTGATATTGGTCAACCTGATTTTAGCCAAACTTTCAACTCGATAGGCTCCGTATGCACTCTAACTAAGCATTGGTCACCCTGTGTTAACTTGATCTTTGCACAAGAAAACTCCTAACTATAAGGAGATTAATCTTTTAGTCAACTCTAACTCACAGATAGTTTAGTCAAACCTATAACCTTTAAAGTCAAACCCGCCactattataaagaaaaatccCAAAGTTACCAAATAAAGAAAACATTCCATGTATTCACCTAAGGATATTAGCCTAGTAAGCTAACCGGACAACCAAAGAGGTTGTCGGTTCGAGCTGCATTATGGAAAACTGGACAAGGACTGTGTGGATTAATAACCCCTAacccctttaaaaaaaaacttcacgtattctaaaattaaattttggaaaatcattttaaaaaattataatatataatataaatttaaggaAAAATAAAGTTTCCAACTAAAATCACCGTATGATGTAAAAATAGATAACCGACCCATCATTGGTCCCTCACCGAGCAATGAGCAGTCACATGGCCAACAACATCACCTTGTAATATTGCCACCATTCTTTTTCCTAAAAAGTTTATAGAATCCACTAATACCGAGTAAAAAAAGGATTTTGCTAAGCATAGTGCTTATCATAGTCATAAGGGCGATGTTATAAAGTTATTGTACGCTAAAAATAACCGTtctcttaaaataaaatgattgtcAAGTACAATACTTTTTTGTGTGTTGAAAAGTTTGaaccaaattaaactaaaaataaggGATATGTTTAGCAAACTCCAACAGATATTCCTAGTAAATCCTCTGAATAATCCTCCTAATGTTTTCACTTCATTAGGGAACAAGTGTAATCTACCAATTCTCACTcctaatttcattttttaattgtaCCATGtgcaacatatatattatcagGATGATTTTTAAGAGGATATATTAGAAGGATcaaacattttccaaaaaaattatatataaaatataaagacaCAAAATGTAACAAGGGTAATTAACTACATTTTATAACATCATTACATATGGGTACATCATTACATAGGGGTTGGTTATTgacatattataaaacaagtattaaaagtaaaacaaatcgaatgataataattaactacattatataacataattacATAGGGGTTGGTTATTCACGaagcacaaatatatatatatgcacaatGATTTTAAGATAAGGGAAACCTATTgttccatttatttttactttaattaatacttgttttaatttACCTGAAACCTCATTACTTATccataatttttctaaaataaatatataaataaagacaaGTTCAAAAGTAACACAGTAACAAAAACATAACACATTGACACagaaatagtaaaataaaataacaaaaaattattaataaaaggagAGAAAGAGGCTAACTATCAGGGCCGCCAAGTTGAGTAACAGCATCAACAAATCTTTCATGGAGCTCCGCAGTCCACCGGAGTCGGGGCTTCGGATCCGTAGTCAACACCAAACATGGATCTCCGTTGACCACCCGAGGATAGTTGATAACATTTCCTTCTAATGGGATTGAATgaatattagtattagtatcattattatttgagtacattattattattatctatattatttctACCCTGGTAAAATTACTTAGGATTTGTTTTATgagttacaaaataaaataatacgagtagaGATTATTTTAGTCTGCATGcattttgtaaattaaattaaaaagagagatttataaaaataaaaaaaaatagaggcAGCGATgtgtttttgtatgttttttcaGTTAGTAGAAGCAGTAGTATAGTATAGTAGTAATATAGAAGGAAAGAGAAAAGAGCGTTCTGGGTAAAGCTGGGTTTGTTTGTTTGTCTTTTTGCTGCTGTTCCTTTTGCTGTTGCTTCCCCTACCACCCAAAAGTACACTATTACACTACATCCATGTTCTTTTTGTAATATAGCATGGTACCCATTTAATGTGacggtaattttttttttttgttggtgaCGGGTTGTAATGGCGTTAACTATTGGTGGTGATTGTGGTATCGAGTGATggtgtttcttttttaacattgaGTTAGTAATTAGCATACAAGACACCACAGTAACATTCAATTAAGTAGTGTGTGGAGCTCGAACCACGCATGTCTGGAAATCTAGGATTCTCGAAAACCCCCCAGTAATTTATTCCTACAAATGTAAAAACTGAAATTCGAACCCTGATGGATTTCACGATGGTCTAAGATAAGATTATGATGGTGTAAGTTGATTCACGCATGTTTGAGATGAAATCCAGGATTCTCGAAAAACCCCCAATAATCCATTCCTACAAATGTAAAAACTGAAATTCGAACCCTGGTGGATTTCACCACGGTCTAAGATAAGATTATAATGGTGTAAATTGATTCATTAAGGGTATGATGGTCATTTCACATTTCtcttttttctaactttttaacatggggatataatctttatatagtatTAGTAAGTATAACCAATTGCATAGCAGCTTCTCCATTTAGGGACCCATCGGTTCTTAATttaatgtattaaaatttgtaccttgatGTTAGAAAATGTTGGGATgatttttaatacataatttataagtttttgagcatgtaataagttgttattaagggttgtcattatcattttcctattatttttatataatttattgttttagTCGATTCATTATCTCTACTAACATGGTACTCGCACAATGCGACGACGTTGAGGGTGGCACCGAATGATAGTGATGTTGGCATCGAaaggtgtaggttgatgtataTGTAATTAAGGTAAATATGGTAGTgtagatattttagaagataaaagttTTGGgtgtaaaattattttattaaaggcAATTAGGTAATTTCTAAAAAGTAATAAAGAAGGAagtttcattaagggtaaaattGGTTGTTtccaaactcttttctttttaaaaaaaaaagctttttaaCAAGATTGTATTGTTTTTAATTgtagtaaagataaagatagcaagttataatatatatcgataacaaaacatacattttcttttacatatattttagtttaaaaattttaattaaaatgttcaAGTTAAACTCGGGTCCATTAActcataaataaacaaattaatatcgTAATTGGAGAAAAAAAGGACAAATAGATAAACTTGTTGGTGGACAggtatcataatttttgttgGTTATAAGCTCAGAGAAaaagtaaaagagaaaaaagagtAATATTCACTAGTTTTAGCCATCTACAATAAATGTACAAAAATTATTGCATAGTGTATAACTGTATTATGCAGAAATCATTGTAGATGGTTAAAGTgtgttgtataaatatcacttcCGAAAAACTGCATAGATAAACTTGTTGGGTCATAGTCATACTGTTGATTTTCTGATTTAGTACGATTTAAAATTGGTATGTTTTCTGTTATATGTAAAAGATGTAGTTTTAATTAGGCCCAAATGTAGATGGAAAATTAGGGCCTTAAGTTGTCGCTTAGCCCACTAATGTTTTAACCCCAACAAAATTAAACttctctatatatctatataattaaaaaatatatataaaaaaggttaTCAGAAAGTGTCCACGTGGTATTCTCTGAGCCTGCCATGTCAGCGTTTTCTGACGTGGCATCACCAGAATGATCCAAATGACACATCAACATCCACGTGGACGTCTACTTTGCTTAGCCAATGTCCACATAAGCAATCAAGATTTACAATGATactttattaaactttttatagaAATGTTGGAGGTAGGGATGGAACCCATGACCTACATATTAATATGTGAACTCTTTTGCCAATTGAACTACAaggaattttatttattatttggaaAGTCACAATAGAAATACTATTAttgtcttaaaatatatattttgcaatTGTTCATCTGATAATTAATATAGTTAGACATgggaatttaaatttttttaatgttattttcatTCAAATACTTTTGAGAGTTTTAAGTAATCAGTTAATGCAAGCCaaaatttttggttatttataaTTCACAATACATGATTCCTTCGTAGTACAATTTATAATTTTCATAGAAATTTAACACTTTCATCtcaagatttatttttcatttatatattattcaacTTAATTATGAATCCAAAGATAAAAATTTTGTAGAGATATAACTAGAACATGCggatttctttttctttttttaaatacaaaatatgAGGAAATAGGTTTGCCTAAATCTAACAAGTTGTAATTCAAAACCATCTGTCACATTTGATGGAAACATGGCACAAATTGCCGTAGGTCATGGAAGGTATTGAATCTACCGACTCCTTGCTTGGATATATTCGAGGGATCATTTAAGTCCAATTACTTATAAATTTGATGAATCAAGTTATGTGTTATatctaatacataaaaaatgaaCAAAGATGTTGGCTGATAGCAAATTTCAATCCTAAGAAGTTCTTAGACCAAATCAAGTTTTAAACTAGCTATTTAGTCACAATTAAATGGAGTTTTGTGGGTAATATTTGACGTCATATCTCTTCATGATGTGTTGTAATAGGGTCTTTTGGCAACCAATTGGTGATACAATTAATCCTCGATGTAAGGTATATATAGAGATTAGCTAATATAAGACAATTTTTGATGTTTTACAAGCCTTTTTGTTTACCATCTACATTCAacaatatatttcattttatcaATATTCACATATTAGCATCTTTAGTAATAAATTTCGCACAATATTACCAatggtttttcattttaataaatattttccaTCTACATTTCAATAATATTTTCCAAGCTTTATGTTTTGGCTCCAAATTAAGATATTAAAATGTGTAATTAAGTCTGAAACTTTTGTGttactttcaaattttataacGATTCTCACCTAaacatatatgtacatattataACTTATATTGGCGTACATTATTATAAGACTTTTAAACAGTCGGGTCTTAAATAGTATATTAGCActcctataaaaaaaaaaaattttataaaagttgatcatcatttttaactcatcatttttaactaacatataaagttgttttttcTCATACATTTTCTTATTGCTATATTTGAGCAACCGTGAAAgcaattttaaagtttttttggtattttgaaGTATATTGATACGTAAGGCTTTATAATTCAAGATTTTAAGTTATTATCAACAATTTTTGTATTGTATCATGTGAAttaaatcctttttttttataactatatgtatttttatttaatttataattttttatacttcatttaatgatattttttagTATACACAATAGTAAATGTgtcagttttttatttatttattgatgattaattagtcaataattataaattttattagttCATGGAATGCATGGGtcatacttaaaaaaaattttcaagttATATAATAAACGTCCTATATAGCtagattaattaaatcaaatctATAAGGGGGAGGTTGTGGTCGTTCCATAACcaaaattttatcaatttttcactTATCACTCTCCAATAAAAATTCTCCACTTCATTTTTTCTCAAACTTTAACAAACTCCACCAAAATATTGACATCACTTTCACCGAACTTCACCAAACTTATAAACACTATTTCCACATCATATTTTAATgccatttatttttaatacataaaatcaaaaactatataaattaaaacatctaaataaatataaatacaatcaacaataaaataaaataaaaatacagagGCGACTGAAatgtatttaatataaataaaaaatatagtttcaaaaTTTGTATATTATCAAATCATAGGGACTAGAATGTAAACAATTAGAAAAAAACTTCttttaaaagaagaaaagatagAGACACCCGTATAAATATTTCAAGTagatattataagtatttcaaataaatatatttaaattctaaaaatattaatataacagAAAAGCATTTTGTGATtacttcaaaatattaaaaaaatagtatatataacaTCCAATGCCATACAtattaaaaatggaaaaaaagaaaagaagaaagaacaCTCATGTTTTTAGTCAATAGTGGCTCCGACAACCCTTATTCCATCCCCTGTCTCTTTGGTAAAATTAGCCAAAATCCACATCTTCTCTCCTTCAGCGTAACACGGGCGGTGGTGTTACTACCCGCCGACTCGGTTAATGGGTTTGCCAAATACCATTGCTTCCCACTTACGTATATAATACTTACATCTACTAAATACTAAGTTGAATGTAAGTACACATTTTATGAGTCTCTAACCAGATTTAAATCAAACATATGAGGATGTcctcttaaatattttttttaatggggTTGTTTCACATTGTTAGCATTGATTAAGAGTGTTTTTATTGAGTTCTAAAACCATGTTCTTTTGGGAGGCTTAGGACGACAATATCAAGTGTAATCTTATTGACTTCAAGTGTAGAttttacaatttatttattagatgtttacatatataaagatcatctaattattataataattatatattcacTTTCGTTATAACATTATGTTTATTGCATGTCATTTACGATAAATTATGTTAGAAAATAGTATATACCGGTGCAACGCAAGGGTTTCACCAGTTTTCTAACAGAACTTGAACTTGTGGGCGACCGCTTGTCGGTTTTTTTGATCTGTTTGTATAAAAAGTTAACATCAATTCATGTTTTATAAAGTGATGAAATCGCTAGTTTTGTAATGGAAATGAAATGGTGCATAATATATCCGTAATAATAGCTAGTTTCttataatttaaacttttaaatacaGTGTTTgataaacttataaaattttaatgcaATATCAAtcactcaaaagtcaaaacaaaatgcaagtaaattaaccaaaaaaatttaaattcaaaagtCAACATAACAGTAAAAagatttcaaataaaaaaactcaacatTATTATAACATAATATCACTATAAGTCTATAAACATGATGTCGTCTTTGATCTAAAAGTCCTCGATTCAAATTTGTGTTAATCCTGCAGAGGGATCAACTATGGGCTTGCACTACATCTGCATTGCCGAATAGTTAGTTTCTATGGTTTTCAATATCATGATTGTTATAGTGTCGCACAAATGAATATGCAATCCAAAAGTAGTCCCCTCGTTCCAAATCAGCTATAGTGTCGCACAAGTAGTGTCAGCTCAAGGTTTATGGTGCCTAAAAACTGGAATTTGTTTGGGGGTACTTAAAGTCTATAATTAAAACCCTCCTCTTTAATTTATCCGGGCTTAAGACCgacaaaataaactaaaaagctTATAACTGGCAgagttaaaaaaagttttaaaactttttgtatgtttaaaaactgttttaactttttaacctTTTTCGAATAACCAGATTTATATTTGAGGGGTTGTTCTATTTTATTTGAAAGCCCATAAAAGCTAACTCAAATGTATAAACTTGGAGGCCTTATAGTTACTTATATAGTTGGCCGCCCCTGTGCGCAAACGCATCATTTTAACGATTAGTTAGGTTATATCGTTGGTGGTCATCAACGTACTCTTGGGGAATTCTTAGTTGACGAATTATCAGTTGACAGTTATAAATGATCTTCAAAGACGTTAAAAAGTCTGCCAATGCTATTGATTTCGTTAAAACTTACAACTGATAGAATAGCCGGCCAATTGTTATTTCATATGCACCATTGCATAAATGTTATGTTATTTTGTTACTTGATTTCaacttgataaatatatatagaacaaGATATCCTAACTAACTAAATAGAAACTAAGTATTTAGAACAGCCATTTACATaatgctagctagctagctccTGACCATTATTAATTATTCTTGTGACACATTCATGTTCTTTAAGAAATAACCATCAATTAAAGTTTGCATAATTATTTGCTGTAAAGAGATTGTTGATATGCTCCAAAATTAAtgcaaaagaagaaaaaagaaacccAACTAACAGTTAGTTCAATTCCTCTGTTTTTATTTATGGAAACCAAATCCCCTAGCTAGCTTTTTGAACCTATTTTTGTGGTTGAAGAAATGTTCATGTTTTAGAATTAAAAACAGAAGTGCAACAACCCTAGCTACACAATTACTAAAGTTTAGTTGTgccatatatagatacaaaataatGTATCCAGTGATGTTAATTTTGTGTTCTTGCTGGTTGTAAAAGAAATGAGGGTAGTTGGCTaaaatttatgttgtttaattttGGGTTGTCATTGATAAGGCAGCATTGATTATAGAGGACAGTTGTGGGCTTTGTTTTTGACCCACCATGTGCTTTGGTAAAATACTTCAACCAAAATAAAGTGGTCTTGATCTTTTtcttgtgtgtatatatatgtttgttatttgCATGCATGGTTCATAActtcttgtttattttttgtgAGACTTGATTGAGTTGGTATTAGAGTTGATTGGTGGAAGTATGGTAAAAGGTTCCCTTGTGTTGGTTGTGGTTTTACTTTCTATTATCAGTAAGAGTGGTGTGATTTTGGGTGATGGAGTTAAGGGGGAGAAGGATGAAAAGAATTTACTTGGAAAGCCTAAACTTGGATTTGGGGGAGGGTTGGGTCATGGGATATATAAGAAGGGGTTTAAGCATTATGGAAAAGGTGGTGGTGGGGGTCTAGGAGGTGGTATTGGAGGTGGCAtcggtggtggaggtggttttggtggaggtggtggaatAGGTGGTGGTGGGCTTCGCCACCATGGAGGGTTAAAAGGTGGTATTGATAAAGgaattggtggtggtggcgggcTAGGTCACCATAAAGGTTTAGGGGGTGGTTTTGGAGGCGGAATTGGTGGGGGTCTAGGTCACCATAAAGGTCTAGGAGGTGGCGTTGGAGGCGGAATTGGCGGTGGTCTAGGTCACCGTAAAGGTCTAGGAGGAGGTGGGCTAGGTCACCATAAAGGTCTAGGAGGCGGCATTGGAGGTGGAGTGGGGAGGAGGAGGACTTGGTGGaggagttggaggaggaggaCTTGGTGGCGGAGCTGGAGGAGGGGGAGGGCTTGGGGGAGGCGGTGGACTTGGTGGAGGGGCAGGTGGTGGTTTTGGAAGTGGTGGTGGACTTGGTGGCGGAGGTCTAGGAGGAGGCGGTGGAGGAGGTTTGGGTGGTGACAGTGGTTTTGGGGGTGGTTCAGGTGGTGGTATAGGTAGTGGTGGGGGccttggtggtggtggaggcggcggtCTTGGAGGTGGCAGCGGCACCGGTGGAGGTTTTGGAGCAGGTGGAGGCTTTGGAAGTGGTGGTGGCCTTGGAGGcggaggaggaggaggtggtggtggtggtggtggtggcggcggtggggGGTTTTGGAGGTAAATGTAACTGTGAAGGCGGAGTCAATTTTGGAGGAAGTGGTAACTAGAAACCTACATTGTGTCATTTCATCAAGGCAAACTATTACCGTAACAAATgttatgtttcattttttactACCTAAAAATTGTACTCTATTGTTTTAAGTGCTATTGAAGCTTgtgttttattttgtaataaagCTTTCAAGCACATGTTAATTTTTGTCAGTAATGCATCATTGTCATTGTTATCCAAAATGATCGGCACACATAAGTCAAAATCATAACATGAAGCTATAAATTTTAATGCTCATTGTCCAGATAGAGGACAAAATCCACCCATAAATGTGTTATATTTATAGATCTTTTATAAGATTCTATGTTGCCACTAAACTTAAGAAAAGTTGAAATAAACTGCTGAATTAAAATAAGAGTCAGTAATTCAAAAGAAATTTTCGGCTAGTATCATTTACACCATATCAGTCAAAGATAATAATATCAGCAAATCACTAGCTTATATACGGGAGTATAAACATTCGAATGGAAATGAAAGAAAACAAACTTTGGGTGTTGAAGGATGATGACATCATGGGGGTGATTGTGATGTCACTAAGCGAGTAATTACGTTGGCATCTCCAGTTTTCAGGGCACAAATGTGGGCATGCATAGCAGCATAGGACGTAGGACTGTAGGAGTGTAGGACTAGTGATGATAAGACAAGGGAGCGGTAGAGCTATATACACTGGAGAGGGTTTAGTCACTTGCTAAACtacctttttttctttacaaCTTCAGTAAAGAAAAATTAGTATGTAAACCTGTCTTCGTCCTTAAAACAAGGCAACACCAACATAATATCAGTAATGTCCACCATGTGGCATCCGTGAAATGACCACCACGTAACATTACAAGTCAATGCGTACAATGTAACTTGATCTCAGATATATCAAAAGCTTAAAGTACCGGTCCAAACcaactaaacaaaacaaataccCCATTGGCATTATATCTATGTATTTTCTCCGGAATTACTTTTTGGCGAAAGATGATATTTACAACAGATACGTTACTGTACTCAAGAGTCAAGCTCTACTTTCAACTATATGTTCAATCAAtacttttgttgtttaattcaTGTATTATTTACTCAGCTAAaataggataaaaaaaaaactaatcaatTTGCATCTACACAAGTAGAATATAACAAGTAGATACACTTCATAAGTCAAAGAATAATGTTGATTTGTAACCATTTCCAAGTGCATGCACAAGCAAAACCATCCTCTTTTCCTGCCACGAAACCTAATCTTTTTACATCCTTTATATGCCTCACTTTTAATCAGCCATGTCCATGGCCCTCATCAATATCTCGatgaataaaatattatataaattctatCCATCCAACAACATTTTAAAAAGGAGATCCCTATTCGTTGCAATTTTAATAAGTTCCATTTATTTCTATCAATTCAAAATTCTGTTGCGACATGCCAAACAACATACTCGAGAACAATTGAATCCATTCTGAGGACCAAAACTAACATGAAAATGGAATGGTAATGGAGAACTCCATTCCATtactagttccattactttcCTATACCAATCCTTTCCCTATTAACATTTACTAGAAGACCCCGAAAAAATCACATCCAAGGTAACAAAATAGATCCACGTTATTCAATGCTAACAACTGATGGGTGACATGATCTTTTAACCAAAATAATGTATACCCATTTTTCTATTGTGAGGAACAACTAACCAACTGAATTGACATGTTTAGAGGTTGGTCTTTGGTTTACCGGCAGCAGCAATACGTCTTGTGACTGACCGCATAGTGACAAACTCCTCTGCAGATGATGGGTGTATTCCCACCTAGAAgagatatcgacattttaattaaaacgagAAATCTATGAACACAAGTAATATgcatattatgttatatatataaaaattaagaagCCATCTAAACTCACCGTGCTATCGAATTGTGCCTTGGTAGCTCCACACTTGAGAGCAATAGCAATGCCCTAAGAAATATGAACATATCAGAATTGGTAGTActgaataaaatgaaaattaatcgAGTTATTTGAATAAAATTGAATTAGGAGGTACTATGCATACAAAATACACATTAGGTAACTTTTAAGGTTGAACCCATCCAACCCATTCACTGTATAGCTACATTTTATACCAAATGGGAATACCCTTTCAAAAGTCTATGGGTTGAAATTTCTATACCTGTATTTGACAATCTAAGAGGAGCTCCGGCCTCATAGCCTTATACTGGAAAGGCCTAACTGATTCAAGCATAAGTAAAGAATACACCAGTAACCTCTTAATATACAACTATACATTTTTCCAAGCCACTTTTATTGTTGTAAGGAGGTTTAACTGTAGTTTATTTTAGGAGGACCGATAGAAGCCAAATTAAACCCTAAGGCCTGGCTTTTCATGAGATGTTCCAAGCCTCAGTTTTGTCAGCTCGGTTTACAATGAACACGCTTGATCATTCCAACCCTTTACCTAGATCGACTCAAATAAGCAACTAGTAGAAACAATAGATAATTATTTCGCCATTATATTAGAAGCATCAAGAGTGATTAAGGGTACCTGCATAATTTCTGCAGCATCTGGCCCGCACATCGAAGCACCAAGGACTTTATCCGTCTCAGCACTGACAATAAGCTTCATAAGTGTCTTCTCTTGACGTCTATAGATATAGAGTTACAGGTTCAGAGTTAGTATTAACACCTCATAATCAAATACATTAGAAAGCATGAAACTTAAAGCTCTATACCCTCGAAGTTGGCAGTTCGGACccaattaaaagtaaaaaactcAATTATATTTTCGCTCTATATATGGGTAAACTTTAAAAATCAGGCCAAACGGGGAATCTGACCAAACAGGTCGAAAGTCTCATGTATAAAACCTCGTACATGATTTTAAAGAAATTTATCTGATTATAATTGTGATAGAGTTTTTGCAATGAGATGTCATTATATACTTACAAAGGTTGATAAAAGTATAAACAAAGCATTTAGGTGAAAAGGTTAACAGGTAGTACTCTAGTAGAAACTTCCAATTCTGACCCAATCCATTTTGACCAACCCTCCCAAGTCCCAACCCATC is drawn from Erigeron canadensis isolate Cc75 chromosome 9, C_canadensis_v1, whole genome shotgun sequence and contains these coding sequences:
- the LOC122583495 gene encoding glycine-rich cell wall structural protein-like, whose amino-acid sequence is MVKGSLVLVVVLLSIISKSGVILGDGVKGEKDEKNLLGKPKLGFGGGLGHGIYKKGFKHYGKGGGGGLGGGIGGGIGGGGGFGGGGGIGGGGLRHHGGLKGGIDKGIGGGGGLGHHKGLGGGFGGGIGGGLGHHKGLGGGVGGGIGGGLGHRKGLGGGGGLGGGVGGGGLGGGAGGGGGLGGGGGLGGGAGGGFGSGGGLGGGGLGGGGGGGLGGDSGFGGGSGGGIGSGGGLGGGGGGGLGGGSGTGGGFGAGGGFGSGGGLGGGGGGGGGGGGGGGGGGFWR